One window of Elaeis guineensis isolate ETL-2024a chromosome 11, EG11, whole genome shotgun sequence genomic DNA carries:
- the LOC105054278 gene encoding uncharacterized protein produces the protein MGREWHWSRSLAREEKESPGCMSGMLHYFDFHHLLFTAGSRTVPPELSSQVHHPTSQPKGIEAPRNSLELDEGKASATLAIAEEYYDVPIGRQVVPKPAALAKRSKMVTLLEEERRSSLAETPRTPGVVARLMGLDVLPEQASSPTTPCQKSPPLVESQEQSQNKNKKKRLKGECRRESASPRQPLQSINCNVPGRDEMGSRSLPDTPRVSSARSWDSDPRFSLQLNKENTNRAMQEFGHLCEVSGDSSLPPSPLPSMRKKDLGRHQNENKSPRSNYCAREIVKQVKESISSRRGGCSDEIAVRSEQKASCHADPLSQSKPPMTDPPPSCSPPRVRFLEPTKSKSAAKDMVPRSQQPQRFTRPRSSPPSLPSSNSFIDKGNVEPKAVKTSPRKCKKASYERFTGRIKKQHPDTETAARPDSLSSPSQPPSVLQKHLSEKKCSSIPSFAAVKRKEASPPPAGPVPEQNHQCPSSSVQEQKPMTMGVVGALMPLKTPRRRLPKERDPEYRYVKSILDLAGVTGAAIPSFRWYSSSLPIDPIVFHQLELRPPSFPTEEGQPQSKSEEEATLLGSLRHRWNRKLLFHLVEEILGDLLGWSYRTKPTTHRCHPIKQQAMDCRGKADGELLLRQLWRQIRSFPAADCQVVGDIDALVAGDMPEAKVRRLLLHPSVMEEAEDIALELEQEIFDGLLGDAAASIALDLTSPCS, from the exons ATGGGAAGGGAATGGCATTGGAGCCGGTCTTTGgcaagagaggagaaggagagccCCGGATGCATGAGTGGCATGCTTCACTACTTCGACTTCCACCACCTTCTTTTCACTGCAGGCAGCCGAACCGTGCCGCCGGAGTTGTCATCTCAAGTCCACCACCCCACTTCTCAGCCCAAAG GAATCGAGGCGCCGAGGAATAGCCTGGAGCTGGACGAGGGGAAAGCTTCAGCAACTTTGGCCATTGCAGAGGAGTATTATGATGTCCCT ATTGGAAGACAAGTAGTCCCAAAACCAGCTGCATTGGCCAAGAGGAGCAAGATGGTGACGTTACtggaagaggagaggaggagcTCGCTAGCCGAGACGCCGAGGACTCCCGGTGTCGTCGCCCGTCTCATGGGCTTGGATGTGCTTCCCGAACAAGCCTCTTCTCCCACTACCCCGTGCCAAAAATCTCCTCCATTAGTAGAATCTCAGGAGCAATCTCAAaataagaacaagaagaagagacTCAAAGGTGAATGTAGAAGAGAATCGGCATCCCCTCGACAACCCCTTCAAAGTATCAACTGCAATGTTCCGGGGAGAGATGAAATGGGCTCCCGTTCGTTGCCAGACACCCCGAGAGTTTCATCGGCCAGGTCATGGGATTCAGATCCAAGGTTTTCTTTGCAGCTTAACAAGGAGAACACGAATAGGGCCATGCAGGAGTTCGGCCACTTGTGCGAGGTGTCTGGCGACAGCTCACTCCCACCTTCGCCGTTACCTTCTATGAGGAAGAAAGATCTTGGAAGGCACCAGAATGAGAACAAGAGCCCGAGAAGCAACTATTGTGCTCGCGAGATTGTGAAACAAGTGAAGGAAAGCATCAGCAGCAGGAGAGGAGGCTGCAGTGATGAAATTGCAGTCAGATCGGAGCAGAAAGCTTCATGCCATGCCGATCCATTGAGCCAGAGCAAGCCGCCGATGACGGATCCTCCACCATCATGTTCACCACCTCGGGTAAGGTTCTTGGAGCCCACAAAGAGCAAATCCGCAGCGAAGGATATGGTTCCAAGATCCCAGCAACCGCAGAGATTTACTCGCCCGCGATCATCACCACCTTCTTTGCCATCATCTAATTCCTTCATAGATAAAGGTAATGTGGAACCTAAGGCAGTTAAGACAAGTCCAAGAAAGTGTAAGAAAGCCAGCTACGAGCGCTTCACTGGGAGGATCAAGAAACAGCATCCAGATACTGAAACGGCAGCACGACCGGATTCCTTATCATCTCCTTCTCAGCCGCCTTCCGTGCTACAAAAGCACCTCTCAGAAAAGAAGTGCAGCTCTATCCCTTCTTTTGCTGCAGTCAAAAGGAAGGAAGCATCTCCTCCACCGGCAGGACCAGTACCAGAACAAAACCATCAATGTCCCTCCAGTTCAGTCCAAGAACAAAAACCG ATGACCATGGGAGTTGTCGGTGCTTTAATGCCGCTGAAGACTCCTCGACGCCGTTTACCAAAAGAGCGGGATCCCGAGTACAGATATGTGAAGTCCATTCTAGACCTAGCAGGGGTCACGGGAGCAGCCATCCCTTCATTCAGATGGTACTCTTCTTCCCTCCCCATAGACCCCATAGTCTTCCACCAGCTCGAGCTCAGGCCCCCCTCCTTCCCGACAGAAGAAGGCCAGCCGCAGAGCAAAAGCGAGGAGGAAGCGACCCTCCTCGGCTCCCTGCGGCACAGATGGAACAGGAAGCTCCTGTTCCATCTGGTGGAGGAGATCTTGGGGGATCTCCTCGGGTGGTCATACCGCACCAAGCCCACCACCCATCGGTGTCATCCAATCAAGCAGCAAGCCATGGACTGCCGCGGCAAGGCCGACGGGGAATTGCTGCTGCGGCAGCTCTGGAGGCAGATCCGGAGCTTCCCGGCGGCAGACTGCCAGGTGGTCGGCGACATCGACGCACTCGTGGCGGGGGACATGCCGGAGGCCAAGGTACGGCGCCTGCTGCTGCACCCCTCGGTGATGGAGGAGGCGGAGGACATCGCATTGGAGTTAGAGCAGGAGATCTTTGACGGCCTCCTCGGGGACGCCGCAGCATCTATCGCCCTCGACCTGACGTCACCTTGTTCCTAA